The genomic window CCTCTCCGGACCAGCACGCATCGAGAATCGCACGGGAGCCGAACGCCAGGGGCTCCCGGGGTGACTGCGGATGCGCCGGGTGCTCGTCACCGCTCGCGGAGCCGCCTGAGCCGCCCGCTTTCTTCCCGTTCTCCGGAGACGGCACTCCCGGGGGATTATCGTTGTGCGAGAATCCGTGCAACACGATTGCCTCGCTCCTGCCCTCCGCAGGCAGCTTCAACGGGTGGTCGCCGTCCTTTTCCGGAGGCGCGCCGGCCTGCGCGAGCCATGCATCGATGCCGGGAAAGGGGACGGACCCGCCGAGGCCCGGGAAAAGAAGGGCAAAAGTCAGAACCGCTCCCGCCGTCCATCTGTGCAGTGGGCCTGCCCGGCGTCGACCGCCGCAATCGATCATCGCAAAACCTTTGGGATGCGGCTAGGCCTCGGGGGCACCGTTTTCAACCCATTTCTCAAGGACACGGACCTCATCGGCGGAAAGCCATGGCGGGCCGTTCTTGGGCATGCGGGGCGTGCTCGCGCCCTTGACCCGCCTGATGATCTCGCTCCCGGCCGGATCGCCGGGCAGAACCATCGCACCGTTTCTACCGCCCTGCATCACATCCATGTAAGTCTCCATGCGAAACTTGTCAGGCGCTCTAGCGCCGCTGTGGCAACTGGTGCAGTGTTTTTGGAAAATCTTGGCCACGTCGGCGTAAACGGGGGACGCCGCGTCGGTCCGGGGCTGAGTGCCGGTCAGAACCAGAAGGAGAACGGCCGACCCGAGCAAAACGATTCTGACGAATACTGGCATGGTTGAATCCTCTTCGGACGAGGTTAATGGCCCGTGCCGGTCTGAAAAGCCGGCGCCGCTTCGGGTTCCATTGTAATCACGGTCGACTGAGAGCGCACGCGGCAGCCGCAACCGGCGGATGGCGGTTTTTGTGCCTTGGCACGGCCGAAGGGGTGTGCGCAACGCCGGAGCCGGAGGAAGGCGCGGGGCCTTTTTGTCACGTATTCCGAAAAGGGTTGCCGCTGTGAAGGCAGACGGACGTGAAACGAAAAACGGGCGGGGATATGACCCCGCCCACCCGAAAAGTCACTCGAACCGCCCCTTCCGGAGAACCGCGAGCCGTCCGGCCTCCCGGGGAAAACAGACTTGGCCGTGCACCCTTTGTCGAACCTGCG from Syntrophobacter fumaroxidans MPOB includes these protein-coding regions:
- a CDS encoding c-type cytochrome domain-containing protein, which gives rise to MPVFVRIVLLGSAVLLLVLTGTQPRTDAASPVYADVAKIFQKHCTSCHSGARAPDKFRMETYMDVMQGGRNGAMVLPGDPAGSEIIRRVKGASTPRMPKNGPPWLSADEVRVLEKWVENGAPEA